One window of Agromyces rhizosphaerae genomic DNA carries:
- a CDS encoding CaiB/BaiF CoA transferase family protein, with translation MTDRAPLRGIRVADFSRVLAGPYATMLLADFGADVVKVESPEGDGTRQWSPPVDARGDATYFAAVNRNKRSVVCDLATPQGRARAWELATTADVVVENLRPGAMASFGLGVDALRAANPRLVTCSITGFGSGAGAALPGYDLLAQAMGGLMSVTGPADGEPAKAGVALVDVLAGMNAVTGILLALRARDDLDGDGLGRHVEVDLLTGLLSALTNQAAGTLATGTPPARTGNAHPSIAPYALFRTADRPLVLAVGTDRQFRTLARLIGAPGLADDPRFAANPDRVAHRDALTAALEERLAAASAAHWTDVLTDAGVPAGPVHDIAEAFALAERLGLPSVVELGGGDGLPPSRSVANPIRLDRGGADYRLPPPRLGEHADAAWLDRPTDPEGPTS, from the coding sequence ATGACCGACCGCGCGCCGCTGCGAGGCATCCGCGTCGCCGACTTCTCGCGCGTCCTCGCGGGGCCGTACGCGACCATGCTGCTCGCGGACTTCGGTGCCGACGTGGTGAAGGTCGAGTCGCCCGAGGGTGACGGCACCCGGCAGTGGTCGCCGCCCGTCGACGCGCGCGGCGACGCCACCTACTTCGCCGCCGTGAACCGCAACAAGCGCTCGGTCGTGTGCGACCTCGCCACGCCGCAGGGCCGGGCGCGGGCGTGGGAGCTCGCGACGACCGCCGACGTCGTGGTCGAGAACCTGCGGCCCGGCGCGATGGCGTCGTTCGGGCTCGGCGTCGACGCGCTGCGTGCGGCGAACCCGCGGCTCGTCACCTGCTCGATCACGGGCTTCGGCAGCGGGGCCGGCGCCGCGCTGCCCGGGTACGACCTGCTCGCGCAGGCGATGGGCGGGCTCATGAGCGTCACCGGGCCCGCCGACGGCGAGCCCGCGAAGGCGGGCGTCGCCCTGGTCGACGTGCTCGCCGGAATGAACGCGGTCACGGGCATCCTGCTCGCGCTGCGCGCCCGCGACGACCTTGACGGCGACGGGCTCGGACGGCACGTCGAGGTCGACCTGCTGACCGGGCTGCTCTCTGCGCTCACCAACCAGGCCGCGGGCACGCTCGCGACCGGCACGCCTCCCGCGCGCACCGGCAACGCCCACCCGAGCATCGCGCCGTACGCCCTGTTCCGCACCGCCGACCGGCCGCTCGTGCTCGCGGTCGGCACCGATCGCCAGTTCCGCACCCTCGCGCGGCTCATCGGCGCACCCGGGCTCGCCGACGACCCGCGCTTCGCTGCGAACCCGGACCGGGTCGCGCATCGCGACGCGCTGACGGCCGCGCTCGAGGAGCGCCTGGCCGCCGCATCCGCCGCGCACTGGACCGACGTGCTCACCGACGCGGGCGTGCCCGCCGGGCCCGTGCACGACATCGCCGAGGCGTTCGCGCTGGCCGAGCGGCTGGGGCTGCCGTCGGTCGTCGAGCTCGGGGGCGGCGACGGGCTGCCGCCGAGTCGTTCGGTCGCGAACCCGATCCGCCTCGACCGCGGCGGAGCCGACTACCGACTGCCGCCCCCGCGCCTCGGCGAGCACGCCGACGCCGCCTGGCTCGACCGCCCCACCGACCCGGAAGGACCCACATCATGA
- a CDS encoding ABC transporter ATP-binding protein, whose amino-acid sequence MNAARPAAAPTETVAGAPHVRVTDLVAGYLPNVDILRGCSIEASDGELVGIIGPNGAGKSTLLKGIFGLVPVRSGAVEIAGTDVTGAKADRLVASGMAFVPQTDNVFTPMTVRENLELGTHLSPKRFAERYDKLVATLPELGAMSRKRAGGLSGGERQLVAMARALMSEPSVLLLDEPSAGLSPVKQDETFLRIHDIRSSGVCVIMVEQNARRCLQVCDRAYVLEQGRDAHTGTGEALLHDPKIIELYLGDLADRVDGADDRGDAAGA is encoded by the coding sequence GTGAACGCCGCCCGACCCGCAGCCGCACCGACCGAGACCGTCGCCGGTGCGCCGCACGTGCGCGTGACCGACCTGGTCGCCGGGTACCTGCCGAACGTCGACATCCTGCGCGGATGCTCCATCGAGGCCTCCGACGGCGAGCTCGTCGGCATCATCGGGCCCAACGGCGCCGGCAAGTCGACCCTGCTGAAGGGGATCTTCGGGCTCGTGCCCGTGCGCTCGGGCGCGGTCGAGATCGCCGGCACCGACGTCACGGGCGCGAAGGCCGACCGCCTCGTGGCATCCGGTATGGCCTTCGTGCCCCAGACCGACAACGTGTTCACGCCGATGACCGTGCGCGAGAACCTCGAGCTCGGCACGCACCTGTCGCCCAAGCGGTTCGCGGAGCGCTACGACAAGCTCGTGGCGACCCTGCCCGAGCTCGGCGCCATGTCGCGCAAGCGCGCGGGCGGCCTCTCGGGCGGCGAGCGCCAGCTCGTCGCGATGGCACGGGCGCTCATGAGCGAGCCGAGCGTGCTGCTGCTCGACGAGCCGTCGGCGGGCCTGTCGCCGGTGAAGCAGGACGAGACGTTCCTGCGCATCCACGACATCCGCTCGTCGGGCGTCTGCGTGATCATGGTCGAGCAGAACGCCCGGCGCTGCCTGCAGGTGTGCGACCGGGCGTACGTGCTCGAGCAGGGCCGCGACGCGCACACCGGCACCGGCGAGGCGCTGCTGCACGACCCGAAGATCATCGAGCTGTACCTCGGCGACCTCGCCGACCGGGTCGACGGCGCCGACGACCGCGGGGATGCCGCCGGAGCGTAG
- a CDS encoding GntR family transcriptional regulator, translating to MTDYLTTRSHRRRASVVASESVYERLRDAILSGEIRPNMRLIEEDLAEALGVSRSPVREALLALTQDGLVVRDRGWVVRDHTPQEVLRIIEAREIIETEAAALAAARITEEELVELERLAEQMESSGADRPALNVLNREFHTKITHASGNFLLDEFSRRTNISYWNFSIGAMQPPSDDQVVNGQHREIIAALRAGDADAARERVREHLERTLEIMRELVGD from the coding sequence ATGACCGACTACCTGACGACGCGCTCGCACCGCCGCCGCGCGTCGGTCGTGGCGTCGGAGTCGGTCTACGAGCGCCTGCGCGACGCGATCCTCTCGGGCGAGATCCGTCCGAACATGCGGCTGATCGAGGAGGACCTCGCCGAGGCACTCGGCGTCAGCCGGAGCCCCGTGCGGGAGGCGCTGCTCGCCCTCACCCAGGACGGCCTGGTCGTGCGCGACCGCGGCTGGGTGGTGCGCGACCACACCCCGCAGGAGGTGCTGCGCATCATCGAGGCGCGCGAGATCATCGAGACCGAGGCGGCCGCGCTCGCCGCGGCGCGCATTACCGAGGAGGAACTCGTCGAGCTCGAGCGGCTCGCCGAGCAGATGGAGTCATCGGGTGCCGACCGGCCCGCCCTCAACGTGCTGAACCGCGAGTTCCACACGAAGATCACGCACGCGTCGGGCAACTTCCTGCTCGACGAGTTCTCGCGCCGCACGAACATCAGCTACTGGAACTTCAGCATCGGCGCGATGCAGCCGCCGTCGGACGACCAGGTGGTGAACGGCCAGCACCGGGAGATCATCGCCGCGCTGCGGGCGGGGGACGCGGATGCGGCCCGGGAGCGCGTGCGCGAGCACCTGGAGCGCACGCTCGAGATCATGCGCGAGCTCGTGGGTGACTGA
- a CDS encoding ABC transporter ATP-binding protein, protein MPAVDPTANPTAAEPILTADGLVRRFNGLVAVDVDHLEVPRGRITALIGPNGAGKTTTFNLLAGFDRPDEGRWSFDGRDIHHLPAHRIARLGMVRTFQLTRVLGRLSVLDNMLLGAGDQPGEQLRRALLPWTWRAARAEATERAHELLARFTLDAKAGDLAASLSGGQRKLLEMARALMARPTLLMLDEPMAGVNPALTQSLLDHVLALRDEGITVLFVEHDMHVVKHIADHVIVMADGRVIAEGAPREVLTDDRVVDAYLGSHHDTDLRQIIAARAAERSAS, encoded by the coding sequence TTGCCCGCAGTTGACCCCACCGCAAACCCCACCGCCGCGGAGCCGATCCTCACCGCGGACGGCCTCGTGCGCCGCTTCAACGGCCTCGTCGCCGTCGACGTCGACCACCTCGAGGTGCCGCGCGGGCGCATCACGGCCCTCATCGGGCCGAACGGCGCCGGAAAGACGACCACGTTCAACCTGCTGGCCGGATTCGACCGGCCCGACGAGGGACGCTGGTCGTTCGACGGCCGCGACATCCACCACCTTCCCGCCCACCGCATCGCCCGGCTCGGCATGGTGCGCACGTTCCAGCTCACGCGCGTGCTCGGCCGGCTGAGCGTGCTCGACAACATGCTGCTCGGCGCGGGCGACCAGCCCGGCGAGCAGCTGCGCCGGGCGCTGCTGCCGTGGACGTGGCGAGCCGCGCGAGCCGAGGCGACCGAGCGGGCCCATGAGCTGCTCGCCCGCTTCACGCTCGACGCGAAGGCCGGCGACCTCGCGGCCTCGCTCTCGGGCGGGCAGCGGAAGCTCCTCGAGATGGCCCGAGCGCTCATGGCGCGCCCGACGCTGCTCATGCTCGACGAGCCCATGGCGGGCGTGAACCCCGCCCTCACGCAGTCGCTGCTCGATCACGTGCTCGCGCTGCGCGACGAGGGCATCACCGTGCTCTTCGTCGAGCACGACATGCACGTCGTCAAGCACATCGCCGACCACGTGATCGTGATGGCCGACGGCCGCGTCATCGCCGAGGGCGCGCCCCGCGAGGTGCTCACCGACGACCGGGTCGTCGACGCCTACCTCGGCAGCCACCACGACACCGACCTCCGGCAGATCATTGCGGCCCGCGCCGCAGAACGGAGCGCATCGTGA
- a CDS encoding FHA domain-containing protein has product MTAAETSVPGGHRAPAFLVVEGRRAGERLEIPPGRSTIGRKGDLELVLEDAGVSRVHARVERTGDTVRLTDLGSTNGTMVNDRPVTSAQPLVPGDHVRIAAVELAFEGAVRPDVAPPRPGAAAHPRTPASGRRRIRLARVLVVGGLVEAVAVAAIVLGVVATGGAIGTALLVAAPLAGLAASAISIVRQERAARAHEPHAPMPSPGGGAAAPDAVAGAPGPPTATPGAPAPPTEPTTRPRAGGSQSATTEAPRIPAASPAGRVTVAVASVVAIAAVGLGGGLLVALVAVVVRATGVG; this is encoded by the coding sequence GTGACGGCAGCGGAGACCAGCGTGCCAGGGGGGCACCGTGCGCCGGCGTTCCTCGTGGTCGAGGGCCGGCGCGCGGGTGAACGGCTCGAGATCCCACCGGGCCGCAGCACCATCGGGCGCAAGGGCGATCTCGAGCTGGTGCTCGAGGACGCCGGGGTGAGTCGCGTCCACGCCCGGGTGGAGCGCACCGGCGACACCGTGCGGCTGACCGACCTCGGCTCGACCAACGGCACCATGGTCAACGACCGGCCGGTCACGAGCGCGCAGCCGCTGGTGCCGGGCGATCACGTGCGCATCGCGGCCGTCGAGCTCGCGTTCGAGGGCGCCGTGCGGCCCGACGTCGCTCCGCCCCGCCCGGGCGCCGCCGCGCATCCGCGGACGCCTGCGTCGGGCCGGCGGCGCATCCGACTCGCGCGGGTGCTCGTCGTCGGCGGGCTCGTGGAGGCCGTGGCGGTCGCGGCGATCGTGCTGGGCGTGGTGGCGACGGGCGGAGCGATCGGCACCGCGCTGCTCGTGGCCGCCCCGCTGGCGGGGCTGGCCGCGTCGGCGATCTCGATCGTGCGCCAGGAGCGGGCGGCCCGCGCGCACGAGCCGCACGCGCCGATGCCGAGCCCGGGTGGCGGCGCGGCGGCGCCCGACGCGGTGGCGGGGGCCCCCGGGCCGCCGACGGCGACCCCGGGAGCGCCCGCCCCGCCGACCGAGCCCACCACCCGGCCGCGTGCGGGCGGCTCCCAGTCGGCCACCACCGAGGCGCCGCGCATCCCCGCCGCCTCGCCCGCGGGCAGGGTCACCGTCGCCGTCGCGTCGGTCGTCGCGATCGCCGCGGTCGGCCTCGGTGGGGGGCTGCTCGTCGCACTCGTCGCGGTGGTCGTCCGGGCGACCGGGGTCGGCTGA
- a CDS encoding ABC transporter substrate-binding protein, giving the protein MHLEPTTRTRRGTRALAAAASAAALALTVTACSTGGSEPTSDEPLTIVGFLPQTGAQASAVQPLLAGVQLAIDDINAAGGVFGQDVVYEAQDSTSDNDTAAAAAETVLNSDASIVIGTYGSGMAAAVAPTITEAGIVQVSGSNTSSALTGISPLYFRTAPTDALESARIADLVAGDGHTTVGIIWQNDAWGAAFEEGMVSNFEAAGLEVLANESFNTEETDYSAQVNAVVAAEPDAVVFLSYAVYSGAMVEQLVGTNGFPSANVYFSSSTLGDYTDSVSDLSFLEGVQAFQPGADVDTQAEYEARLLEIDPELTAFAYSASTYDATIVAALAAQVAGSTDGEAIAAAMPEVSGSTGDGETCTTYADCLAILEDGGSIDYDGLTGSIEFDDNNDVGATNYLHFVYAADGTFAVVE; this is encoded by the coding sequence ATGCACCTCGAACCGACCACACGCACCCGTCGCGGCACGCGGGCGCTGGCCGCCGCCGCATCCGCCGCGGCGCTCGCGCTCACCGTGACCGCCTGCTCGACCGGCGGCTCCGAGCCCACCTCCGACGAGCCGCTGACCATCGTCGGCTTCCTCCCCCAGACCGGCGCGCAGGCCTCGGCCGTGCAGCCGCTGCTCGCCGGCGTGCAGCTCGCGATCGACGACATCAACGCAGCCGGCGGCGTGTTCGGCCAGGACGTCGTCTACGAGGCGCAGGACTCGACCTCCGACAACGACACGGCGGCCGCGGCGGCCGAGACGGTGCTCAACTCCGACGCGTCGATCGTCATCGGAACCTACGGCTCGGGCATGGCCGCGGCCGTGGCCCCGACCATCACCGAGGCGGGCATCGTGCAGGTCTCGGGCTCGAACACGTCCTCGGCGCTCACCGGCATCAGCCCGCTCTACTTCCGCACCGCTCCGACCGACGCGCTCGAGTCGGCCCGCATCGCCGACCTCGTCGCGGGCGACGGCCACACCACCGTGGGCATCATCTGGCAGAACGACGCCTGGGGCGCCGCCTTCGAGGAGGGCATGGTGTCGAACTTCGAGGCGGCCGGCCTCGAGGTGCTCGCGAACGAGTCGTTCAACACCGAGGAGACCGACTACTCCGCCCAGGTCAACGCGGTCGTCGCCGCCGAGCCCGACGCGGTCGTGTTCCTCTCGTACGCGGTCTACAGCGGCGCGATGGTCGAGCAGCTCGTCGGCACCAACGGCTTCCCGTCGGCGAACGTCTACTTCTCGAGCTCGACGCTCGGCGACTACACCGACTCGGTGAGCGACCTGTCGTTCCTCGAGGGCGTGCAGGCCTTCCAGCCCGGCGCCGACGTCGACACCCAGGCCGAGTACGAGGCGCGCCTGCTCGAGATCGACCCCGAGCTCACGGCGTTCGCCTACTCGGCCTCGACCTACGACGCCACGATCGTCGCCGCCCTCGCCGCACAGGTCGCGGGCTCGACCGATGGCGAGGCGATCGCCGCCGCCATGCCCGAGGTGTCGGGCAGCACCGGTGACGGCGAGACCTGCACCACCTACGCCGACTGCCTCGCGATCCTCGAGGACGGCGGATCGATCGACTACGACGGCCTGACCGGCTCGATCGAGTTCGACGACAACAACGACGTCGGCGCGACGAACTACCTGCACTTCGTCTACGCCGCCGACGGCACGTTCGCGGTCGTGGAGTAG
- a CDS encoding branched-chain amino acid ABC transporter permease, whose translation MNAPPAYATAPPPGTAPPPGTARFRPALLVALLAMLGALLLAAPSPAVAAEADAAGDTATASETEAEPEWGVIPRIVDADGEGVEGAVVELRQNGRALDETVTDERGIGATLDAGGEGEFVVVVDTSAIDASFDGGDRFGFTVTLGEANTLPVQRVLADLGQTANDGIPTEGGGSRSSSASGVSLGQVLQQLVSGLNLGLILAVATLGLSLVFGTMGLTNFAHGETVTFGALIGFLCSIVFGLPLVVAGLVAMAAGAAFGWAQDAALWRPMRRRRVALVPMMIASIGLAMFLRFGYFAIFGSNTKRVTTETIPAVTLGPVVMPASAYVSMAIALVAISVTGVWLMRSRMGRAARAVAANRDLAAATGVDVDRTIRLVWVLSGALTALAGVLLALLNDVSYDMGFKALLLMFAAMILGGPGTAKGALAGALLVGVLTEVLVLWLPSDMKYVGALAVLILVLMVRPSGIFGRAERIG comes from the coding sequence GTGAACGCACCCCCTGCATACGCCACCGCACCACCGCCCGGCACCGCCCCACCGCCCGGCACCGCCCGCTTCCGACCCGCCCTGCTCGTCGCGCTCCTCGCGATGCTCGGCGCCCTGCTGCTCGCCGCACCCTCCCCCGCGGTCGCGGCCGAAGCGGATGCCGCGGGCGACACCGCGACCGCATCCGAGACCGAAGCCGAGCCCGAGTGGGGCGTCATCCCCCGCATCGTCGACGCCGACGGCGAGGGCGTCGAGGGCGCCGTGGTCGAACTCCGGCAGAACGGCCGAGCACTCGACGAGACCGTCACCGACGAACGCGGCATCGGCGCCACGCTCGACGCGGGCGGCGAGGGCGAGTTCGTCGTGGTCGTCGACACGTCCGCCATCGACGCGTCGTTCGACGGCGGCGACCGGTTCGGCTTCACCGTGACCCTCGGCGAGGCCAACACCCTGCCGGTGCAGCGCGTGCTCGCCGACCTCGGCCAGACGGCGAACGACGGCATCCCCACCGAGGGCGGCGGCTCCCGCTCGAGTTCCGCGTCGGGCGTCTCCCTCGGCCAGGTGCTCCAGCAGCTCGTCTCCGGCCTGAACCTCGGCCTGATCCTCGCCGTCGCGACGCTCGGCCTCAGCCTCGTCTTCGGCACCATGGGGCTGACGAACTTCGCGCACGGCGAGACCGTCACGTTCGGGGCGCTGATCGGATTCCTCTGCTCCATCGTGTTCGGCCTGCCGCTCGTCGTCGCAGGGCTGGTCGCGATGGCCGCCGGCGCCGCGTTCGGCTGGGCGCAGGATGCGGCCCTCTGGCGCCCGATGCGCCGGCGGCGCGTCGCGCTCGTGCCGATGATGATCGCGAGCATCGGCCTGGCGATGTTCCTCCGCTTCGGCTACTTCGCGATCTTCGGCAGCAACACCAAGCGCGTCACGACCGAGACCATCCCGGCCGTCACCCTCGGCCCGGTGGTCATGCCCGCGAGCGCATACGTCTCCATGGCGATCGCCCTGGTCGCGATCTCCGTCACCGGCGTCTGGCTGATGCGCTCGCGCATGGGTCGCGCCGCGCGCGCCGTCGCCGCGAATCGCGACCTCGCCGCCGCGACCGGCGTCGACGTCGACCGCACCATCCGGCTCGTCTGGGTGCTCTCGGGCGCCCTCACCGCACTGGCCGGCGTGCTGCTCGCCCTGCTCAACGACGTCTCGTACGACATGGGCTTCAAGGCGCTGCTGCTGATGTTCGCCGCGATGATCCTCGGCGGGCCCGGCACCGCCAAGGGCGCACTCGCCGGTGCACTCCTGGTGGGCGTGCTCACCGAGGTGCTCGTGCTGTGGCTCCCCTCCGACATGAAGTACGTGGGCGCGCTCGCGGTGCTGATCCTCGTGCTCATGGTGCGCCCGAGCGGCATCTTCGGACGCGCGGAAAGGATCGGCTGA
- a CDS encoding acyl-CoA dehydrogenase family protein yields the protein MTDPVDAVFDLDALLTDEERGWRDRAREFARTRLAPVVEADFDAGYFRGELVPELGAAGFLGMHLSGYGCAGAGPVAYGLACHELEYVDSGWRTLVSVQGSLAMTAIAKYGSEAQREAWLPRMATGEAIGCFALTEPAGGSDPAAMTTRARFDGGEWVLDGAKRWIGLASEASVAVVWARTDAAGEEALGDADGAAAGGRVRGFVVPTDAAGFAATPIAGKRSMRTSIQCDVALDGVRLPADAVLPGARGLSAPFTCLGEARYGITWGAMGAARACLDAAVARSRSREVFGRPIGAMQLTQAKLADMLVEYEKGMLLALHLGRAKERGALTPEQVSVGKLNAVREAIGIASQARTILGGDGVTDEFPVMRHLANLESVRTYEGTDEIHQLVLGRALTGSPAF from the coding sequence ATGACCGATCCCGTCGACGCCGTCTTCGACCTCGACGCGCTGCTCACCGACGAGGAGCGCGGTTGGCGCGACCGTGCGCGCGAGTTCGCCCGCACCCGGCTCGCGCCCGTCGTCGAGGCGGACTTCGACGCGGGGTACTTCCGCGGCGAACTGGTGCCCGAACTCGGGGCCGCGGGCTTTCTCGGCATGCACCTCTCCGGGTACGGCTGCGCCGGCGCCGGTCCCGTCGCGTACGGCCTCGCGTGCCACGAGCTCGAGTACGTCGACTCGGGCTGGCGCACGCTCGTGTCGGTGCAGGGCTCGCTCGCGATGACCGCGATCGCGAAGTACGGCAGCGAGGCGCAGCGCGAGGCGTGGCTGCCGCGCATGGCGACGGGCGAGGCGATCGGATGCTTCGCGCTCACCGAGCCCGCGGGCGGCAGCGACCCGGCGGCGATGACGACCAGGGCCCGGTTCGACGGCGGCGAGTGGGTGCTCGACGGGGCGAAGCGCTGGATCGGGCTGGCCAGCGAGGCATCCGTCGCCGTGGTCTGGGCGCGCACCGACGCTGCGGGCGAGGAGGCGCTCGGCGATGCCGACGGGGCCGCCGCCGGTGGTCGCGTGCGCGGATTCGTGGTGCCGACCGACGCTGCGGGGTTCGCCGCGACGCCGATCGCGGGCAAGCGCTCGATGCGCACGAGCATCCAGTGCGACGTCGCGCTCGACGGCGTGCGCCTGCCGGCCGACGCCGTGCTGCCGGGCGCACGCGGGCTCTCGGCCCCGTTCACGTGCCTCGGCGAGGCGCGCTACGGCATCACCTGGGGTGCGATGGGCGCGGCCCGCGCGTGCCTCGACGCGGCGGTCGCCCGGTCGCGCTCGCGCGAGGTGTTCGGCCGGCCGATCGGGGCCATGCAGCTCACCCAGGCGAAGCTCGCCGACATGCTCGTGGAGTACGAGAAGGGGATGCTGCTGGCCCTCCACCTCGGCCGGGCGAAGGAGCGCGGGGCGCTGACGCCCGAGCAGGTCTCGGTCGGCAAGCTGAACGCCGTGCGCGAGGCGATCGGCATCGCCTCGCAGGCCCGCACGATCCTGGGCGGCGACGGCGTGACCGACGAGTTCCCGGTCATGCGCCACCTCGCGAACCTCGAGTCGGTGCGCACCTACGAGGGCACCGACGAGATCCACCAGCTCGTGCTGGGGCGGGCGCTGACGGGATCGCCTGCGTTCTGA
- a CDS encoding NAD-dependent succinate-semialdehyde dehydrogenase, with amino-acid sequence MSEYAVVNPATGETVATYPTITDAELAAAIDRAQAAFTGWSRETPLADRAALVRRVAELHTERRDELAAIIVREMGKPLEHALGEVDFAAEIYAYYADHAEEFTKDEPIDLLAGEGTAVVRRSPLGVLLGIMPWNFPYYQVARFAGPNLVVGNTIILKHAPQCPESAAAIEQIMRDAGFPDGAYVNVYATNAQVETVIADPRVQGVSLTGSERAGAAVAEIAGRNLKKVVLELGGSDPFILLSTDDLDATVQAAADARLDNSGQSCNAAKRFIVLDEHYDAFVEKFTAAITAVEAVDPNAPDAAVGPLSSQTAADRLQEQLDRAVAQGATLTGGTRSGAFVQPGVLTDVPAGADARHEEFFGPIAQVYRAADEAEAVAIANDTPYGLGSYVYSTDPEQAARVADRIEAGMVFVNLVLADGAELPFGGIKRSGSGRELGRFAAEEFVNKKLIRVG; translated from the coding sequence ATGAGCGAGTATGCAGTCGTCAACCCCGCGACCGGCGAGACCGTCGCGACCTACCCCACGATCACGGACGCGGAGCTCGCGGCCGCGATCGACCGCGCCCAGGCCGCCTTCACGGGCTGGTCGCGCGAGACGCCGCTCGCCGACCGCGCAGCCCTCGTGCGCCGCGTCGCCGAGCTGCACACCGAGCGTCGCGACGAGCTCGCCGCGATCATCGTGCGCGAGATGGGCAAGCCCCTCGAGCATGCCCTCGGCGAGGTCGACTTCGCGGCCGAGATCTACGCGTACTACGCCGATCACGCCGAGGAGTTCACGAAGGACGAGCCGATCGACCTGCTCGCCGGCGAGGGCACGGCCGTCGTGCGCCGCAGCCCGCTCGGCGTGCTGCTCGGCATCATGCCGTGGAACTTCCCGTACTACCAGGTGGCCCGGTTCGCCGGCCCGAACCTCGTGGTCGGCAACACCATCATCCTGAAGCACGCCCCGCAGTGCCCGGAGTCGGCCGCCGCGATCGAGCAGATCATGCGCGACGCCGGCTTCCCCGACGGCGCCTACGTCAATGTCTACGCGACCAACGCGCAGGTCGAGACGGTCATCGCCGACCCGCGGGTGCAGGGCGTGTCGCTCACCGGCTCCGAGCGCGCAGGCGCCGCGGTCGCCGAGATCGCCGGCCGCAACCTGAAGAAGGTCGTGCTCGAGCTCGGCGGGTCCGACCCGTTCATCCTGCTCTCGACCGATGACCTCGACGCCACCGTGCAGGCCGCCGCCGATGCGCGCCTCGACAACTCGGGCCAGTCGTGCAACGCCGCCAAGCGGTTCATCGTGCTCGACGAGCACTACGACGCGTTCGTCGAGAAGTTCACCGCGGCCATCACCGCCGTCGAGGCGGTCGACCCCAACGCGCCCGACGCGGCCGTCGGCCCGCTCTCGTCGCAGACCGCGGCCGACCGCCTGCAGGAGCAGCTCGACCGCGCGGTCGCGCAGGGCGCGACCCTCACCGGCGGCACCCGCTCGGGCGCGTTCGTGCAGCCGGGCGTGCTCACCGACGTGCCGGCCGGCGCCGACGCCCGCCACGAGGAGTTCTTCGGGCCGATCGCCCAGGTCTACCGCGCCGCCGACGAGGCGGAGGCCGTGGCGATCGCGAACGACACCCCGTACGGCCTCGGCTCCTACGTCTACTCGACCGACCCCGAGCAGGCCGCCCGCGTGGCGGACCGCATCGAGGCAGGCATGGTCTTCGTGAACCTCGTGCTCGCCGACGGCGCGGAGCTGCCGTTCGGCGGCATCAAGCGCTCGGGCTCGGGCCGCGAGCTCGGCCGCTTCGCCGCCGAGGAGTTCGTCAACAAGAAGCTCATCCGCGTCGGCTGA
- a CDS encoding branched-chain amino acid ABC transporter permease, whose amino-acid sequence MDVLDSLLGAFQQAFSPVTAAFALAAIGLNIHFGYTGLLNFGQAGFVAIGAYAFAIGVVVLGLPWWAALLLAVAGAIGFALLLGAPTLRLRGDYLAIVTIAAAEIVRYTVNSSLFDDVTGGAQGITNNPSQDTDYSTDLDALNPLPAGRITIGDWVFTSSALWWAIVTWTVVAIVSVIVWRLMRSPWGLTLRGVREDQEAMRSLGKNVNAIKMQALIIGGVIGAIAGVLLIMPASVAPADYNTRMTFNLFTIVLLGGAATILGPIVGSLLFWVLLQVTDRVITLLAGTGALDWFADAAQLRFSLVGLALILLVLFRPQGLLGDRKEMSFARS is encoded by the coding sequence ATGGACGTGCTCGACTCGCTGCTGGGCGCATTCCAGCAGGCCTTCTCCCCGGTGACGGCGGCGTTCGCCCTCGCCGCGATCGGCCTCAACATCCACTTCGGCTACACCGGCCTGCTGAACTTCGGGCAGGCGGGCTTCGTCGCGATCGGCGCGTATGCGTTCGCGATCGGCGTCGTGGTGCTCGGCCTGCCCTGGTGGGCCGCCCTGCTGCTCGCGGTGGCCGGGGCGATCGGGTTCGCGCTGCTGCTCGGCGCACCGACGCTGCGGTTGCGCGGCGACTACCTCGCGATCGTGACGATCGCCGCCGCCGAGATCGTCCGCTACACGGTGAACTCCTCGCTGTTCGACGACGTGACCGGCGGCGCGCAGGGCATCACGAACAACCCCTCGCAGGACACCGACTACTCGACCGACCTCGACGCGCTGAACCCGCTGCCCGCCGGCCGCATCACGATCGGCGACTGGGTCTTCACGTCGAGCGCGCTCTGGTGGGCGATCGTCACCTGGACCGTCGTGGCGATCGTCTCGGTGATCGTCTGGCGCCTCATGCGCAGCCCCTGGGGGCTCACGCTCCGCGGCGTGCGCGAGGACCAGGAGGCCATGCGCAGCCTCGGCAAGAACGTGAACGCCATCAAGATGCAGGCGCTCATCATCGGCGGGGTGATCGGCGCGATCGCCGGCGTCCTGCTGATCATGCCCGCATCGGTGGCGCCGGCCGACTACAACACCCGCATGACCTTCAACCTGTTCACGATCGTGCTGCTCGGCGGCGCCGCGACCATCCTCGGGCCGATCGTCGGCTCGCTGCTGTTCTGGGTGCTGCTGCAGGTCACCGACCGCGTGATCACGCTGCTCGCCGGCACCGGCGCGCTCGACTGGTTCGCGGATGCGGCGCAGCTGCGCTTCTCGCTCGTGGGCCTCGCGCTCATCCTGCTCGTGCTGTTCCGCCCGCAGGGGCTGCTCGGCGACCGGAAGGAGATGTCCTTTGCCCGCAGTTGA